In Malania oleifera isolate guangnan ecotype guangnan chromosome 8, ASM2987363v1, whole genome shotgun sequence, a single window of DNA contains:
- the LOC131162594 gene encoding LOW QUALITY PROTEIN: uncharacterized mitochondrial protein AtMg00370-like (The sequence of the model RefSeq protein was modified relative to this genomic sequence to represent the inferred CDS: inserted 3 bases in 2 codons; substituted 1 base at 1 genomic stop codon) — protein MIFKSFLLGNLVSLCMKIINSAVVVGLLXGFLTTFSIGPSYLFLIRAQVMEEGEEGTRKKVSATIGFITGQLMMFILIYYAPLHLALGRPHSITVLDLSYHLFHFFXNNHKHXYYGSTTRNSMRNLSIQCFCWLVNWLHFINEMAVRSNKYIRSNKYLVSELRNSMARIFSIIPSSILTKKLQKRKKGGKVRKKPIHHLILD, from the exons atgatttttaaatcttttctaCTAGGTAATCTAGTATCCTTATGTATGAAGATAATCAATTCGGCCGTTGTGGTCGGACTCTT TGGATTTCTGACCACATTCTCCATAGGGCCCTCTTATCTCTTCCTTATCCGAGCTCAGGTtatggaagaaggagaagaaggaaccAGGAAGAAGGTATCAGCAACAATTGGTTTTATTACGGGACAGCTCATGATGTTCATATTGATCTATTATGCGCCTCTACATCTAGCATTGGGTAGACCTCACTCAATAACTGTCCTAGATCTATCGTATCATTTGTTTCATTTCTTCTGAAACAATCACAAAC TTTATTATGGATCGACTACTAGAAATTCAATGCGTAATCTCAGCATTCAATGT TTTTGTTGGTTGGTTAATTGGTTACATTTTATTAATGAAATGG CTGTTAGATCTAATAAGTACATTAGATCTAATAAGTATCTTGTGTCAGAATTAAGAAATTCTATGGCTCGAATATTTA GCATAATACCGTCATCCATTCTtactaagaaacttcaaaaacGGAAGAAAGGGGGGAAAGTGAGGAAGAAACCAATTCATCATTTAATACTAGATTAA